One genomic segment of Pleurodeles waltl isolate 20211129_DDA chromosome 11, aPleWal1.hap1.20221129, whole genome shotgun sequence includes these proteins:
- the EGR3 gene encoding early growth response protein 3 yields MTGKLLEKLPVTMSSLLNQLPETIYTDDELPGSMNIFSSSAEGPYSHMPADNSMEMGLANEKSGQEVSYSTTYQPAPGSKTVTYLGKFAFDSPSNWCQDNIISLMSAGILGVSPASSSITTQTSTASMVQAQGDLDQMYHGLPPYSNCSDLYQEPVSFHNPQTTTSLPYSPQEYQTSKPSIDSNIFPMIPDYNLYHHSSEMGTITEHKPFQSLDPIRVNPPPITPLETIKAFKDKQIHPSFGNLQHQPLTLKPIRPRKYPNRPSKTPVHERPHACPAEGCDRRFSRSDELTRHLRIHTGHKPFQCRICMRSFSRSDHLTTHIRTHTGEKPFSCEFCGRKFARSDERKRHAKIHLKQKDKKGEKGSSSPTVPLPTVVTTCA; encoded by the exons ATGACGGGGAAGCTGCTGGAGAAACTCCCTGTGACCATGAGCAGCCTCCTGAACCAGCTGCCGGAGACGATCTACACCGACGATGAACTGCCCGGCTCCATGAACATCTTCAGCAGCAGCGCCGAGGGGCCGTACTCACACATGCCCGCAG ATAATTCCATGGAGATGGGCTTGGCGAACGAGAAGAGCGGCCAGGAAGTATCTTACTCCACCACCTACCAGCCCGCCCCTGGGAGCAAGACTGTTACTTACCTGGGCAAATTTGCTTTTGACTCTCCTTCCAACTGGTGCCAGGACAACATCATCAGCCTGATGAGTGCTGGCATCCTGGGAGTGTCGCCTGCTTCAAGTTCCATCACCACGCAGACCAGCACAGCCAGTATGGTGCAGGCCCAGGGTGACCTTGACCAAATGTATCATGGACTACCTCCTTATTCCAACTGCAGTGACCTCTACCAGGAGCCAGTTTCTTTCCACAACCCTCAGACCACCACTTCCCTTCCATACTCCCCTCAGGAATACCAGACAAGCAAACCATCCATCGACTCCAACATCTTCCCAATGATTCCAGACTATAATCTGTACCACCACAGCAGCGAGATGGGCACCATCACTGAGCACAAGCCCTTCCAAAGCCTGGACCCCATCCGGGTGAATCCTCCGCCAATCACTCCTCTGGAGACCATCAAGGCCTTCAAGGACAAGCAGATTCACCCTAGCTTTGGGAACCTCCAGCACCAGCCGCTGACCCTCAAGCCTATCCGACCTCGTAAGTACCCCAACAGGCCCAGCAAGACACCAGTGCATGAGAGGCCACATGCATGCCCTGCTGAAGGCTGTGATCGCCGCTTCTCCAGATCAGATGAGCTGACCCGACACCTACGCATTCACACTGGCCACAAGCCCTTCCAGTGCCGCATCTGCATGCGTAGCTTCAGCCGCAGTGACCACCTCACCACCCACATCCGcacccacactggggagaaacccttTTCCTGTGAGTTCTGTGGGCGCAAGTTTGCACGCAGTGATGAGCGCAAGAGGCATGCCAAAATACACCTGAAGCAGAAGGACAAGAAGGGCGAAAAGGGTTCTAGTTCACCCACTGTGCCGCTACCCACCGTGGTCACCACATGTGCTTGA